From one Anopheles bellator chromosome 1, idAnoBellAS_SP24_06.2, whole genome shotgun sequence genomic stretch:
- the LOC131213401 gene encoding perlucin-like, with translation MRYVVLVFLFAAHHCVSSPPSRSNAAHERTDVGAPTSEEVSKRYYVFNSRGVTFFEAWRLCQSVGHRLATITNQNDTRSVEAAIQASSNSKGPWWIAGTDLGNEGVFVWISTNQPVGFRTGYSDYAPNQPDNAGGNEHCLEIGHDGGTWNDAACDAKHRYICEHGG, from the exons ATGAGGTACGTAGTTTTAGTATTTCTCTTCGCCGCACACCACTGCGTTTCTAGTCCACCCAGTCGGTCCAATGCAGCCCATGAACGGACCG ATGTCGGAGCACCAACCAGCGAAGAAGTCTCGAAACGGTATTACGTTTTCAACAGCCGTGGCGTAACGTTTTTCGAGGCCTGGAGACTCTGTCAGAGCGTTGGCCATCGATTAGCGACAATCACCAACCAGAACGACACCCGTTCGGTGGAGGCAGCCATTCAAGCTTCGAGCAACTCCAAAGGACCCTGGTGGATCGCAGGCACCGATCTCGGCAATGAAGGAGTGTTTGTCTGGATTTCCACCAACCAGCCGGTGGGCTTCCGAACGGGATACTCAGATTACGCACCCAATCAACCGGATAATGCTGGCGGAAACGAGCACTGTCTGGAAATTGGGCATGACGGTGGAACGTGGAATGATGCAGCGTGTGATGCGAAGCACCGATACATTTGTGAGCATGGCGGATGA
- the LOC131216302 gene encoding WW domain-binding protein 4, producing MADYWKSNDRKFCDFCKCWIADNKASVQFHENGKRHQLSVQKRITEISRNSYKAQQEQNKIDADLKKMNDAAMKAYMQDISACADISSRELYEKQQQEEAKEAAAQAVGSAGPVAESAEPTGSRPKAPPKRGREADPFYLAGGDSDEDTKSYREKAAAKRKHSEDVAKADENRSMWVEAATDEGYTYYWNVKSGESVWECPPEGFMKKAEYEKLSKMAWQKQKETAESEAKYELENADEIAARLRRENMAQIFRQNRKAKEDFEKMADRKREAEADAKLDRARNPYGTWEKVEPRDVKPVDLQLPVVPAPLYVPSVAPEAPQPKFKEKVVDHVPAEVTATVSDAFVKKRKFQRNVRQRLDVD from the exons AT GGCGGACTATTGGAAATCAAACGATAGGAAGTTTTGTGACTTTTGCAAATGTTGGATAGCGGATAACAAAGCG AGTGTCCAATTCcacgaaaatggaaaacggcaTCAGCTCAGCGTTCAGAAGCGCATCACCGAGATTAGCCGCAACAGCTACAAAGCGCAGCAGGAGCAGAACAAGATCGATGCGGACCTGAAAAAAATGAACGATGCTGCAATGAAGGCGTACATGCAGGATATCAGTGCTTGTGCCGACATTAGCTCGCGGGAACTGTACGAGAAACAGCAACAGGAGGAAGCCAAGGAAGCGGCCGCACAAGCGGTCGGAAGCGCGGGGCCGGTTGCGGAAAGCGCTGAACCTACCGGATCGCGACCGAAGGCACCGCCCAAGAGGGGCAGGGAAGCGGATCCGTTCTACCTGGCTGGCGGCGACAGTGACGAGGATACGAAATCGTACAGAGAGAAAGCGGCCGCTAAACGTAAGCACTCTGAAGATGTCGCCAAAGCAGACGAAAATCGTTCGATGTGGGTTGAAGCCGCAACGGATGAAGGTTACACTTACTACTGGAACGTGAAATCGGGTGAATCGGTGTGGGAATGTCCACCGGAGGGTTTCATGAAAAAGGCCGAGTACGAGAAGCTGTCGAAGATGGCGTGGCAAAAGCAGAAGGAAACGGCCGAATCGGAAGCCAAGTACGAGCTCGAGAATGCGGATGAAATAGCGGCCCGGTTGCGGCGCGAAAACATGGCACAAATATTCAGGCAAAACCGGAAGGCGAAGGAAGACTTTGAAAAGATGGCCGACCGCAAGCGGGAAGCGGAAGCTGACGCCAAATTGGACCGTGCCCGGAATCCTTACGGAACGTGGGAAAAGGTGGAGCCTAG GGATGTAAAACCGGTCGATTTACAGCTACCCGTTGTGCCAGCGCCGCTTTACGTCCCGAGCGTGGCACCGGAAGCTCCACAGCCAAAGTTCAAAGAGAAGGTCGTTGATCACGTACCTGCCGAAGTAACAGCCACAGTGAGTGATGCGTTtgtgaaaaagagaaaatttcaacgcaacGTCCGGCAAAGGTTGGATGTAGACTAA
- the LOC131216650 gene encoding perlucin-like — protein MLGYAKSAVLLLCTVALCVNASPTSIDEQYPVTTRGGCDPQNGTSKRYYVYNNRGVTFFEAWRLCQSVGLRLATITSQDDSRLIAEAVQASSNSKGPWWVGGVDLGNKGIFVWISTNQLVGYGNGYFDFDVGQPDNSAGIEDCLEIARGEGVRWNDIRCDLRQRYICENVL, from the exons ATGCTTGGGTACGCAAAGAGTgcagttttgttgttgtgcacCGTGGCGCTTTGTGTAAATGCTAGTCCAACCTCCATTGACGAACAGT ATCCGGTTACGACGCGAGGTGGATGCGATCCTCAGAATGGCACCTCTAAGCGGTACTACGTGTACAACAACCGTGGCGTTACGTTTTTCGAGGCCTGGAGACTGTGCCAAAGCGTTGGCCTCAGATTGGCGACGATCACCAGTCAGGACGACAGCCGTTTGATTGCGGAGGCCGTACAAGCTTCGAGCAACTCCAAAGGACCCTGGTGGGTCGGCGGGGTTGATCTGGGTAACAAGGGAATTTTCGTGTGGATTTCCACCAACCAACTAGTGGGCTACGGAAACGGCTACTTTGATTTCGACGTAGGTCAGCCGGATAATTCCGCCGGGATCGAAGATTGCCTGGAAATTGCGCGCGGGGAAGGAGTTCGTTGGAATGACATACGATGTGATTTGAGGCAGAGATACATTTGTGAGAATGTAttataa
- the LOC131215261 gene encoding chymotrypsinogen B-like: MLLLLGLFALFGDGSSAQCGVRQIKTRHLLTNGYETQVGDYPWHTAIFQLRPKPIYVCGGTLITAKVIVTSAHCVTMPGQSKARKPEERALAQVIPHETFSLNDIQDDIALLVTKDTVRFDDYVQPACLPSRGPQLAVSVIGTVVGWGYTEGKRVANVLRAATAPIVSHRQCRESNAAAFGGILNDNMFCAGWRNGTSPCNGDSGGGLFVRGASGSWTLLGIVAFSASGAQDENFCSTSDYTVFVDVAKYMVWLRRKLMRRDPGTRVCGPQSELPKRYIVQNGRNVTFLEAWRLCQGVGHRLATITNAEDSRLIAEAIKASSNSKGPWWVGGTDLGNEGMFVWISTNQPVGYGTGYFDYSAGQPDNAGGRENCLEIGRWGGVGWNDVPCDWNQRYICEHVG, translated from the exons ATGTTGCTCTTGCTCGGTCTGTTTGCGCTCTTCGGTGATGGTTCTTCGGCGCAGTGTGGCGTCCGGCAAATTAAAACGCGGCACCTGCTGACCAATGGCTACGAAACACAGGTCGGCGACTATCCGTGGCACACGGCCATCTTCCAGCTACGTCCGAAACCGATCTACGTCTGTGGAGGCACGCTGATAACCGCGAAAGTGATCGTCACCTCGGCCCACTGCGTGACCATGCCCGGTCAGAGTAAGGCACGGAAGCCGGAAGA GAGGGCTCTCGCGCAGGTGATCCCGCACGAAACGTTCAGCTTGAACGACATCCAAGACGATATCGCCCTGCTCGTGACGAAGGACACGGTGCGTTTCGACGATTACGTGCAGCCCGCTTGCCTACCCTCGCGGGGCCCGCAGCTCGCAGTCTCCGTCATCGGAACGGTGGTAGGCTGGGGCTACACGGAGGGCAAACGTGTGGCCAATGTGCTGCGAGCCGCCACGGCACCGATCGTGAGTCACCGGCAGTGTCGGGAGAGTAATGCCGCCGCCTTTGGCGGCATCCTAAACGACAACATGTTCTGCGCGGGCTGGCGCAACGGGACCAGCCCTTGCAACGGGGACAGCGGCGGAGGACTCTTCGTGCGGGGTGCTTCCGGCAGCTGGACGTTGCTGGGGATCGTTGCCTTTTCCGCCTCGGGCGCGCAAGACGAGAACTTCTGCAGCACCTCCGACTACACCGTGTTCGTCGATGTGGCCAAGTACATGGTGTGGCTCCGACGGAAGCTGATGCGCCGTG ATCCTGGCACTCGAGTATGCGGTCCTCAGAGTGAACTACCCAAGCGGTACATCGTGCAGAACGGTCGCAACGTGACGTTTCTGGAGGCCTGGAGACTCTGCCAAGGCGTTGGCCATCGATTAGCAACGATCACCAACGCGGAAGACAGCCGTTTGATTGCGGAGGCCATTAAAGCGTCGAGCAATTCCAAAGGACCCTGGTGGGTCGGAGGCACTGATCTTGGCAACGAAGGAATGTTTGTGTGGATTTCCACCAACCAGCCGGTCGGCTACGGAACCGGATACTTCGATTACTCGGCAGGGCAGCCGGATAATGCTGGAGGACGCGAAAATTGCCTAGAAATCGGACGCTGGGGTGGTGTTGGCTGGAACGATGTACCGTGCGATTGGAACCAGAGGTACATTTGTGAGCACGTAGGATAA